The Panicum hallii strain FIL2 chromosome 5, PHallii_v3.1, whole genome shotgun sequence genome contains the following window.
CCTAAAGACAAACTTTGCAAATAAACCATGCATTTATCGATTTAGTGATTTTGTTATCTGGCCTTGATTTGCAGTGCAATTGGCTCTGATCTTTGCGCACACCGAGAAATACCCAGACGAACCTCCTCTGCTGAATGTCAAAAGGTTTTTCCATTAACCTTGTTAGCCAGCATGGCATAAAGAAAACTCAACATCATGCGAGTGATAAATTCTAGTCATGGTTTCagttcatgatgctcttggtaTGAGGTGTGTACTTACtgtatttccaactcttgcATTGGATTGGAACACATTCATGCAGTGTGCGTGGAATTAAACCAGATGATATTGCATCCCTGAAGGAAAAACTTGACCAGGAGGTATGCAAATACTCAGCTCCAAGTTTCGTGTCAATCTCATATAGCTAGAATTTTCAACTGTGTGCAACAATTGAAGCTCACTGTTTTTTAAAAGAGATAGTCAAGGGTGAGCCAAATAAGCATGGGCAGTAATTTATATTCTTCAGACAGAGAACTATAGTTGTTGCCAACCTCTAATTTGTTATACTATCGTGGCTTTCTAGGATTTGTAAACTGTTCATTGTAGATTAGTTTCACTGGTATCAATGGTACATGCTCAAATATGACCAGAGCATGTTTCAAGTCTATTATTACTTTGTGAGGTATACTCATTATCTGTCACCTGATATGTCATCTCATATTCTGTTGAACCTCCTGTCATTAGGCAACAGAGAATCTTGGCATGGCTATGGTCTATACTCTCGTTTCATCAGCCAAAGAGTGGCTAAGTGAGAAATATGGTCAGAATGGAGGCGACGAGGAACCTGAAGAAACTGAAGAGAAAGAAGAGGAGGTATACATATTTCCTTATATGTTCTGCACTTCCTTTTCTATGTAAGAACTGGGTTCggctctgtgtgtgtgtgtgtgggattTCCTGTTGGGTATTTAGTGCTTCACTGCTTGTCCTGCTGAGTGCCGAGACTTAAAAGCAAATTTCAGTATATCTTACATCTTGTATTATGGAATCATGTATTATTTCCTTTTTGGCGAGTAGGATATTTATAATGGAAAATGTATTTAATCTACATGTTAGGTCATTGTACCCCATGGTGAAGCTGTTACTGTGGAGAGCTTCCTGGCCTGGAGAGAACGTTTTGAAGCTGAATTGGCCCTACAGCGTGCTAAGTAAGGATCCAGTAAATTATTTTCAAATTAGCTTTCTCTCAGTGACTACATGGGATCTCTTGTTTGCACATGATACGTTTCCTTTCGATGGCATTTGATTCCCAACTTCTAAGAGTACCCAAATGTGTGCTTAGAGATAATGTTTCACATTTTCCTGTCCTGCAGACTTATGCCGGATTCAGCTCTTACAGCTCCAAAGGAAAAGAAACTCACAGGACGGCAGTATTTTGAAAGTGGAAGGCATGCAGTGGTATGTTATCCTAGATTAGCAGTTTTACCCCTCCTTACCTGAATATAATGAGACTGCAGCATAGTTACAGATATGCATAACTGTTGCTGCCTATCATATCTTCCATTTGTTTGTGAATGTTTCTTGAAGTTCTACCTTTCATGGAACTATCTTTTTCAGAAAGGAGCAAGCACAGTTGCAGATGAAGATGAGGAAGAGGACGAAGACATTGAATTTGACGATGATTTTGAAGGTACAACTTTCTAGGTCAAAAACTATTTGTTTACGTGCTTTAGATTTAGTTTGCCAGTAAAACCTCACTTACAAACCTGTTACTATACTATACAGATGATGAAGAGGACATGCTTGAGCATTATTTAGCCGAACAATCAGGGAAGCCAGCAGCTTAGGCTACAAGGCCAAACAGAAGTACCTTGATGGGCAGAATTTACTTCGGAAATCCAATGTGGTAGTATGTTATGGGTAGAGCACCAGAGCTCACTATTTTGTGTGATTCTCATCATTTGGTTGCCTCCTGGTGGACCTCTTTAAGCTTCTATACAAAGGCAAGGTGGCTGTGGGCTCACAAATATAAGCTGAGGGTTTTGGAAGGTCAAGCTGCACCTACAAAATGTACTTTGCGGTATAACTTTTAGTCAGGTGTAACATGTATGTTTACTGTGGAGCGTGTTGCAAAATTTTGGAGAGATCTTGATGATAATACATGGAATGCTATTCTTTTCGCAGTCCTAACTTAATCACCATGTGAAAAGGTTGAAATGGATCTCTCAAATTAAGACTTCTTTCAGATTCATCTTTGAGCTCAATAGTTTCTCGAAGTTCGATTCGATTTTGTCTTGCCTTCTGGGGATTTTAACAATTATATATAGCAGGTTCATCGGACTCATTGCTGGATCTACCTGTAGATTTACATCTGGTACACAATTGTCAACCTATCAGTGATGGACTAACAAGTATGGCATCTGCATACAAAAGAATTGTTTCTATTTACTTCCCATTGAAATTGATTTTTATAACAATGGATCTACAACCTGAGCTGTTCTACATTGTATGACAAAAACAAGGCTTTCCTTCCAGCCCAAGGGAAGCTCTTGTGACCTTAGTCACATACATTTTCTAGCATAAGCCAAGGGTGAATTCCAAGTACTTTGCATTTTGGAGTGCTGCTCGATGTGAGTAGCACAAGCTGCAGGTGTGAAGCATCGGCGCACTTAGCAGAAAATTATATTTTCCCCTTGCACGGCTGCAGGACACTCTAGTTGTAGCTCCTTGACTGAATCAAAGGCCTAACTAGACACATCCTTGATCGGTCATGGCTTGGGAAATATTAAGGAAAGCGCAAATGTTCGCGCCATGCACCAATGACCTGCATAAGGAGCGGTACAGATCAGTTTCTGCTCTGAACCAGGCGATAGTATCATCCGTTTTATTTCAAAGCACAAGAAAACAAACTCAGGGTTCTCTTTCATGATTCCATAATCTTGAGCAGCTTTGATCGACCTTTCGTATGTTTGCTTTATTGCATCCTGCTTAAATCCAACAGAAAAAGAAAACGAAGAACTCAGAAGATATCACAatttggaaaaaaaataaaaggaaaagGCCCAATGGCAGCAGTCCGCAGCAGGCTTTACCTGAATTTTATTCTCAAAATCCTCCACCGACAACTGCATCAAATTAAACTCGGGGTTCAATTCAAGTTCTCCAAGTGCTACCTGTTATTGTTGGAAACAAGCAGAAACTGTGAGTTGAGTAGAAAAACATGCAACAGTTTCAAGCCCTATGTACAATATATACAGACATATAATGACCTCAGCCTATATGTAATTGTCATTAAGGTCATGCGCCCAGTTGGAAATTGCAGCAACGACAGGCTCGGAAAATGGTGCACTTATTATTTTTTGGTATTGTAAAACAAGCCACAAAGCTGCTCTGCCATCATACCGCTCCAGGACAAATGAATGGATTTGTAAGAGAAGTCAGGCAGTGAGTGCATTACCCCACCAGCAGCAGTTGCCTTTGCTGGAGCAACGAGGACTTTTGCCTTTCTTAGGATATCAACTGCTTGAACAGTGCATGGCATATTTGAACCTGCAGTTGGCAATTTTTTTATCAGCAGATAATAAGTAACAAAAGAGCAATTGAAATGACGAAGTTCAGGAATTCATACACTCTATAAGAACGCGGCAACCAGATTTAATTATTGCGACAGCCTCCCCTTGGTCAATTTCATTATGTGAGGCACAAGGAAATGCAACATCACACTGTTCACTCCATGGTTTTGCATCATCTATATACTTGGCATGTGGATATGATTTCAAGTACTCCCTGTTTGATTAAATGGAGAAATATCTCAAAACCCCGACATATATGAACTATAAACAAGGGAAAGGCATGTACCCACTTGAGGCTCTTTTGCTGAGCCTTAATATCCCTAAGAAGCGAATATTTCATATAATCGAACCCATCTTCATCTAACAAATAGCCCTTTGAATCTGCAATATTATATGACAACCGACAGTTGGGCCTTCATTAGAAGTGCTAGTTATTATAACATGACTGTTTTTTCTGTAGTAGATACATCCACAATTTACCTACTGGTTTGGTAACAATATAATTCCCTTAAAACAAATCCAAACTTCGAAAGTCATTTATACTGTTGTTCAAAGAAAGCTAGCGAATGCAAACCTATCAATAAAATATAGGTGTATACAGACCTGTAAGagtttttattttgaaatcataAATGAGCACGCTAAATTGTACATGTTAATGATGTGACATTGTGGAGTAGTGGATAGGCAAAGTGACAAACACATGAGTAATCATGATAAATCTGCCTAAATCAAGGTATCTCTGATACCAATAATAATAATCATGCTCTTCCAAATCATGATACCTCAGGTATATCCTGTGTTTAATCCAAAAGATTTTGAGTCTGTTTACCTGAGACTGTAACAGGAATGGCTCCACATGGCAGAAGCTTTTCCAAAACATGCATTGCTATCTTTCCAGAACCACTGATCACACATCTGCAGAGAACATGAACTGTGTGAAGATACATGGTTAAACTATAACATTGATAAACCAAACAGATCTCTGTAAGAAACCTTAATCCTTTAAGCTCTTTGTTCATTTCAGCAAGTAAAAGACGTGCAAAAAATACCTGCACAAATACAACAAATTCATCATAGTCAACACCTGCAGCATAAATATTACTTCTAAAATAACTATGGCACCCACAACTAGCTGCAATCAAAGAAATTTAAGGTAGCTCTTTACCAGCCCATATCCAGTAGCTTCTGTTCGAAAACTTGAACCAGACCAGAAGATTTTAGGTCCTGTAAAATTTCCCTGCATAAGCATGCCAGTTGAAATCTACAGATGAGAGGGAACTGATGAACCAAAGAAGTAGAAGCAGAAACTAAACAAATAGCCTCAGAGAAGGCAGAAGGAGCTACAAAAAGTTCGGTTATTGGTATGCACTCCAAATGACAATGGAGCAGTAAGAAACATTAGcaccccccccccacccaccAATCAGCTGAATTTGATTACCTCCAAACTCCAAAAAACAAATGTTTGATTGGACAACTGCCCTATTGTTGCCCACTGGAAGACAAAAATATCAAAAGCAAGAGTCTAACGGAATTTTGCAATAACCTAACTAGGGAACATCAGTCCCTTTATTTTGTTTCTTTGGACAATAGTCCTTCTGATGTGTAGTGATTCTAGATGTCTAGTGACGCTAACAACCAGGGCACTAAAAATAAAAGACACCTGCAGCAGTAAATGGacattattttttatttattaacTTCAGAACCACCAGTGTACCTGAAAATGACCAGAAAGGCGTCTATACTGCCCAAAAAGGTAACCCATTTCCCTAGGACCAACACCA
Protein-coding sequences here:
- the LOC112893223 gene encoding RWD domain-containing protein 1 — protein: MADYEQEQEMEVEALQAILMDDIKEIDPSESGIATTARCFQILLSPQDDDFDESAYVPVQLALIFAHTEKYPDEPPLLNVKSVRGIKPDDIASLKEKLDQEATENLGMAMVYTLVSSAKEWLSEKYGQNGGDEEPEETEEKEEEVIVPHGEAVTVESFLAWRERFEAELALQRAKLMPDSALTAPKEKKLTGRQYFESGRHAVKGASTVADEDEEEDEDIEFDDDFEDDEEDMLEHYLAEQSGKPAA